One window from the genome of Carassius carassius chromosome 15, fCarCar2.1, whole genome shotgun sequence encodes:
- the LOC132158466 gene encoding rho guanine nucleotide exchange factor 1-like: MDYEDAHNGRRPSGAQSSNPAMNIIGAEDEDFENDEQPMVDDHCSHFNSIELLKSRPTHLLVFIHHVMLQFDCAPLLCYLHADLFKNFNAKDTKKHFVEFYNTFLEKGAILKVPMPNYIAYELDRTRPEMISEDQQKNYARETQFMQSTEILRQLDDFRQKRMMGMTPNERELNDVESHRPTDRIPMEMKEKAVAESLLEKMVESNPSIVADKDKSNCVFGAVAFYMKQLGVKTRALDNKKTKSGWRPSVPSVLKPWGTNKINKIDKKIPPFYDGKQTRLDFEVKPNKGNAQSHRVSVSDSGATSGRKLGVAVSGSTHGSESEELTISVSVTPSPDSQSDTGVNNNRSDPKPEGGDASPVSTGGSLSICEPLSVIDMLPDESLDGSRKKTRNVRRSESLCVERRHSRRSGSTRAKQSRSRSDVDLQSTSTSQPLSPSPQHSVSAEGGLVPDGLVTDPEVSPLPLQEEMEPRLLELEQDPPNWRGLASSEDLKKLSKKEIKRQEVINELFTTEHAHVRMLSVLQTVFSRPLEKNDIMSITELATIFPSLDEIIEMHYAFYENLKKQRQEDEYIVKNISTPLLNRFSGSEGEWFQKLTARSCSYQSWALEQIKNKQKKDPRFNAFILEAESKPQCRRLQLKDIIPIEMQRLTKYPLLLENIAKNTDDETEKDNINQAAESCRKILNHVNEEVKLMENLLILKDYQRRLDTSGLKPSNDLYSEYKNIDLTTRKMLFEGPLTWRVTKEKAIDVYCVLLLDMLVLIQKQDDKMLLKCQSKSNIAVQEGKQMLSPIIKLESVFLRDVATDPKALYVIFTWDSGAQIYELVAQTLGEKKNWTVVIKSAVEELKKRDGNKLKRERGGSMPSGPTFHFQGPLSPTENGENPLKSRGRFKESLTDEKSRETGSSLIDYLATNGFDLLSHSHAPPEKSAIGALDEVMCLKRLLVGSISLSDDSQTPGENGGKAPESQEADGVEESSTEESTEGGESGGDGGNKGEEDREITAPLVLSQERLEEVQRRLQALEEQLKRLQTVEEDHHKLQETLAKYLLHGGHYN; this comes from the exons CTATGTTACCTTCATGCTGACCTCTTCAAGAACTTCAATGCCAAAGACACCAAGAAGCACTTTGTGGAATTCTACAACACTTTCCTGGAAAAAGGAGCG ATTCTCAAAGTACCTATGCCAAATTACATCGCCTATGAACTGG ATCGCACGCGTCCAGAAATGATCAGCGAAGACCAACAAAAAAATTATGCTCGTGAAACACAGTTCATGCAGAGTACAGAGATACTGCGGCAGCTAGACGACTTCAG GCAGAAGAGGATGATGGGAATGACCCCCAATGAGCGTGAACTAAATGATGTGGAATCCCATCGTCCAACCGACCGCATCCCCATGGAGATGAAGGAGAAGGCTGTAGCTGAATCCTTGCTGGAAAAGATGGTAGAATCCAA ccCCTCAATTGTTGCCGACAAGGACAAAAG TAACTGTGTCTTTGGAGCAGTTGCCTTTTATATGAAGCAGCTTGGTGTCAAGACCAGAGCACTTGACAACAAGAAGACTAAGTCAGGATGGCGGCCCTCTGTCCCTTCCGTGCTGAAG CCATGGGGAAccaacaaaatcaacaaaatagataaaaaaattcCTCCATTCT ATGATGGTAAGCAAACTAGATTGGACTTTGAAG TAAAGCCAAACAAAGGAAATGCCCAATCTCATCGAGTGTCCGTAAGCGATAGCGGTGCCACTTCAGGGCGGAAACTTGGTGTGGCGGTGTCAGGTAGCACGCATGGCTCGGAGAGTGAAGAATTGACCATCAGCGTCAGTGTGACTCCTAGTCCTGACTCTCAGAGTGACACAG GTGTCAACAACAATCGCTCAGACCCCAAACCAGAAGGTGGAGATGCATCTCCTGTCAGTACTGGTGGGAGTCTCTCCATCTGTGAACCTCTCTCTGTCATTGACATGCTTCCAGATGAAAGTCTGGATGGAAGCAG AAAGAAGACAAG GAATGTGCGCCGCAGCGAGAGCCTTTGCGTGGAGCGCCGTCACTCTCGCCGTAGTGGCTCTACCCGGGCCAAGCAGTCTCGCTCCCGTAGCGATGTGGACCTGCAGTCAACCTCTACCTCTCAACCCCTCTCACCCTCCCCACAGCATTCAGTCTC TGCGGAAGGTGGATTGGTACCTGACGGCCTCGTCACTGATCCTGAAGTTAGCCCCTTGCCTCTACAGGAGGAAATGGAGCCCCGTCTCCTGGAGCTCGAGCAGGACCCTCCCAACTGGAGGGGCCTTGCTTCTTCCGAGGACCTGAAAAAACTGAGCAAGAAGGAAATCAAAAGACAAGAAGTCATCAATG AGCTGTTTACGACAGAGCACGCTCATGTTCGTATGCTGAGTGTATTGCAGACTGTGTTTTCTCGTCCGCTGGAGAAGAATGATATTATGAGCATAACTGAGCTGGCCACCATCTTCCCCAGCCTTGATGAGATCATAGAGATGCACT ATGCTTTTTATGAAAACCTGAAAAAACAGCGGCAGGAGGATGAGTACATTGTCAAAAATATTAGCACGCCACTTCTCAACAGG TTCAGTGGATCAGAAGGAGAATGGTTTCAGAAGCTCACCGCTCGCTCCTGTAGCTACCAGTCCTGGGCTCTGGAGCAGATAAAGAACAAACAGAAGAAGGATCCCCGTTTTAATGCTTTCATACTG gAGGCAGAGAGTAAGCCACAGTGTCGGAGGCTACAGCTGAAGGATATCATTCCCATAGAGATGCAAAGACTAACCAAGTATCCTCTCCTGCTGGAAAATATTGCCAAGAACACAG ATGATGAAACTGAAAAAGACAACATTAACCAAGCAGCAGAATCCTGTCGTAAGATCCTCAACCATGTCAATGAAGAAGTCAAACTCATGGAGAACCTGCTG ATTTTGAAAGACTACCAGCGCCGGCTGGACACCTCAGGTCTGAAACCGAGCAATGACCTCTACAGTGAGTACAAG AACATTGATTTGACCACCAGAAAGATGCTATTTGAAGGACCTCTGACATGGAGGGTGACCAAGGAGAAAGCGATCG ATGTCTACTGTGTTTTGCTGTTAGACATGCTGGTCTTGATTCAGAAGCAAGATGATAAGATGCTTTTGAAGTGTCAGAGCAAAAGCAACATCGCCGTTCAGGAAGGCAAACAGATGCTGAGTCCAATAATCAAACTAGAATCGGTTTTTCTCAGAGACGTGGCCACTG ACCCGAAGGCCCTCTATGTTATCTTCACCTGGGACAGCGGAGCACAGATCTATGAACTAGTGGCTCAGACCCTCGGGGAGAAGAAAAA TTGGACAGTGGTGATTAAATCTGCGGTTGAAGAGTTGAAGAAGAGAGATGGGAATAAGCTGAAAAGAGAAAGAGGTGGCAGCATGCCCAGTGGACCTACATTCCA TTTCCAGGGCCCTCTTAGCCCAACTGAGAATGGAGAAAACCCTTTGAAAAGTCGCG GCCGATTTAAAGAAAGTCTTACTGATGAGAAGAGTCGAGAAACTGGTTCTTCACTCATAGACTACCTAGCAACCAATGGTTTTGACCTGCTCAGCCATAGCCACGCTCCTCCAGAGAAGTCTGCTATTGGTGCTTTGGATGAAG TCATGTGTTTGAAGAGGCTATTGGTCGGTAGTATTAGTCTGTCCGATGACTCTCAGACTCCTGGGGAAAATGGAGGGAAGGCACCTGAAAGCCAGGAGGCAGATGGAG tGGAGGAATCCAGCACAGAAGAAAGTACTGAAGGAGGTGAGAGTGGGGGAGATGGAGGGAATAAAGGAGAAGAGGACAGAGAAATCACCGCTCCTCTAGTGCTTTCTCAGGAACGCTTGGAGGAGGTACAGAGGAGACTGCAGGCGCTTGAGGAGCAACTGAAGAGACTGCAG ACTGTCGAGGAGGACCATCATAAGTTGCAAGAAACTCTTGCGAAATATTTACTTCATGGGGGCCATTACAACTGA
- the cd79a gene encoding B-cell antigen receptor complex-associated protein alpha chain isoform X1 yields the protein MSSKRVFESLLEKMAFTLVIFLGFWAAVANANLEDLELEADKPLVRVALSHEATIHCCYDWKKSHTLLWIINIHTSNNTKMTKTVNLADSRMKTSKGGKCHLLSVKEVRLNDTGLYQCQLTHNSLNIFTHGTFLQVYIPLQKTLNLSESVKNSIITAEGVLLLMCVLIPGTMLLCKSKRLKELEKKKGREEENIYEGLNLDDCNSAYHQIQRTNQQGPYQDVASCGEDIQLEKP from the exons ATGAGCAGCAAGAGGGTTTTTGAAAGTTTATTGGAGAAAATGGCATTCACACTGGTCATTTTCTTGGGTTTCTGGGCAG CTGTTGCCAACGCTAATTTAGAAGACCTGGAACTAGAGGCAGATAAACCGTTGGTGCGTGTGGCTCTCTCCCATGAAGCCACCATCCACTGCTGCTACGACTGGAAAAAGAGCCACACATTATTATGGATCATAAATATTCACACCAGCAATAACACCAAAATGACCAAAACAGTAAATCTGGCCGACAGTCGGATGAAAACCTCAAAAGGCGGCAAATGCCATTTGCTGTCTGTCAAGGAGGTCCGTCTCAATGATACCGGCTTGTACCAGTGTCAACTGACACATAACTCTCTTAACATCTTTACCCATGGTACCTTTCTTCAAGTATACA TACCATTGCAGAAGACCTTGAACCTCAGCGAGAGTGTGAAGAACAGCATCATTACAGCAGAAGGGGTGTTGCTGCTGATGTGTGTGTTGATCCCTGGCACCATGCTCCTCTGTAAG TCAAAGAGGCTGAAAGAACTGGAGAAGAAGAAAGGGAGAGAGGAGGAGAATATCTATGAG GGTCTAAACTTGGATGACTGCAACTCAGCGTACCATCAAATTCAACGCACCAATCAACAAGGCCCCTATCAGGATGTGGCCAGCTGTGGAGAAGACATTCAGCTGGAGAAACCATAG
- the cd79a gene encoding B-cell antigen receptor complex-associated protein alpha chain isoform X2: MAFTLVIFLGFWAAVANANLEDLELEADKPLVRVALSHEATIHCCYDWKKSHTLLWIINIHTSNNTKMTKTVNLADSRMKTSKGGKCHLLSVKEVRLNDTGLYQCQLTHNSLNIFTHGTFLQVYIPLQKTLNLSESVKNSIITAEGVLLLMCVLIPGTMLLCKSKRLKELEKKKGREEENIYEGLNLDDCNSAYHQIQRTNQQGPYQDVASCGEDIQLEKP, encoded by the exons ATGGCATTCACACTGGTCATTTTCTTGGGTTTCTGGGCAG CTGTTGCCAACGCTAATTTAGAAGACCTGGAACTAGAGGCAGATAAACCGTTGGTGCGTGTGGCTCTCTCCCATGAAGCCACCATCCACTGCTGCTACGACTGGAAAAAGAGCCACACATTATTATGGATCATAAATATTCACACCAGCAATAACACCAAAATGACCAAAACAGTAAATCTGGCCGACAGTCGGATGAAAACCTCAAAAGGCGGCAAATGCCATTTGCTGTCTGTCAAGGAGGTCCGTCTCAATGATACCGGCTTGTACCAGTGTCAACTGACACATAACTCTCTTAACATCTTTACCCATGGTACCTTTCTTCAAGTATACA TACCATTGCAGAAGACCTTGAACCTCAGCGAGAGTGTGAAGAACAGCATCATTACAGCAGAAGGGGTGTTGCTGCTGATGTGTGTGTTGATCCCTGGCACCATGCTCCTCTGTAAG TCAAAGAGGCTGAAAGAACTGGAGAAGAAGAAAGGGAGAGAGGAGGAGAATATCTATGAG GGTCTAAACTTGGATGACTGCAACTCAGCGTACCATCAAATTCAACGCACCAATCAACAAGGCCCCTATCAGGATGTGGCCAGCTGTGGAGAAGACATTCAGCTGGAGAAACCATAG